One stretch of Oceanipulchritudo coccoides DNA includes these proteins:
- a CDS encoding ABC transporter permease, with translation MSKPVATFLYAFTLLFFGAFFIWPIWQVLQGGFYDANGFTLTYVLEVFRNPIYLEGLRNAFGVAVFSTLGSLLIALPMAFIADRYEFPLKKFFMGAALLPIMLPPFVGAIGVKQIFGQFGAFNALLQNVGLLADGQVIDWIGRGQFWGVVFVSAFSLYPILYLNAVASLASIDPAMEEAAENLGCRGWKRFFKITLPLMRPGLFAGCTIVFIWSFTELGVPLIFDYSRLASVQIFYGIKDIGGNPFPYALVSVMLGFSVLFYAFGKGFFGRNTFSMMAKASHAAEAKRPGLVGKLLCTGFFTLITAIALLPHLGVILISIAGDWYNSVLPETYTLRNFELALGHNLTVHSIQNSLFYAAMATLLNVIIGIGIAYVVVRTRLPGRHILDTLAMLPLAVPGLVMAFGYLAMSQEGKFFDFINAVDNPVYLLIIAYSVRKLPFVVRAAVAGLQTTSETYEEAAQNLGAPPVKTAFRITIPLILANLLAGALLAFSQSMLEVSDSLILAQKSNFYPITKAIYELMQFLGDGRYIASALGVWAMAFLAVTILAASGLLGKKLGAIFRV, from the coding sequence TTCCTCTACGCTTTCACACTCCTCTTTTTCGGGGCTTTTTTCATATGGCCGATTTGGCAGGTTCTTCAGGGAGGGTTCTATGACGCCAACGGTTTCACGCTGACCTACGTCCTCGAGGTCTTCCGTAATCCAATCTATCTGGAGGGCCTTCGGAACGCCTTTGGGGTGGCGGTTTTTTCCACCCTCGGCTCATTGTTGATCGCTCTCCCGATGGCCTTTATCGCTGACCGGTATGAATTTCCATTAAAGAAGTTTTTCATGGGGGCGGCGCTCCTTCCGATCATGCTTCCTCCCTTTGTCGGGGCCATCGGCGTAAAGCAGATTTTCGGTCAGTTTGGAGCCTTTAACGCACTATTGCAGAACGTCGGCCTTCTGGCAGACGGACAAGTCATTGACTGGATCGGCCGAGGCCAGTTCTGGGGCGTGGTCTTTGTCAGCGCCTTCAGCCTCTACCCGATTCTTTACCTGAACGCCGTGGCCTCCCTGGCAAGTATCGATCCCGCCATGGAGGAAGCCGCGGAGAATCTTGGCTGCCGTGGCTGGAAGCGTTTTTTCAAGATCACTCTTCCTCTAATGCGGCCAGGACTTTTTGCCGGTTGCACGATTGTCTTCATCTGGTCCTTCACAGAGCTCGGGGTTCCGCTCATTTTCGATTATTCCCGCCTTGCTTCGGTTCAGATCTTTTACGGCATCAAGGATATTGGAGGGAATCCTTTTCCCTACGCCCTGGTCAGCGTGATGCTGGGCTTTTCGGTTCTCTTTTACGCCTTTGGCAAAGGCTTCTTTGGAAGGAACACCTTCTCCATGATGGCCAAGGCCAGTCATGCCGCCGAGGCAAAGCGTCCCGGGCTTGTTGGCAAACTCCTCTGCACGGGCTTCTTCACCCTCATCACAGCGATTGCCCTTCTACCGCACCTTGGGGTTATTCTGATTTCGATTGCCGGCGACTGGTACAACAGCGTCCTTCCTGAGACGTATACGCTGCGCAACTTTGAGTTGGCCCTCGGGCATAACCTGACGGTTCATTCCATCCAGAACAGCCTCTTCTACGCGGCGATGGCGACCCTTCTCAATGTCATCATTGGAATTGGGATTGCCTATGTGGTGGTGCGGACCCGACTCCCGGGTCGGCACATTCTGGATACATTGGCGATGCTCCCGCTGGCCGTTCCCGGCCTCGTCATGGCTTTTGGCTACCTTGCCATGAGCCAGGAAGGGAAGTTTTTCGACTTTATCAATGCCGTCGATAATCCGGTCTACCTGCTGATAATTGCCTACTCGGTCAGGAAGCTGCCCTTTGTCGTCCGGGCGGCGGTGGCTGGCCTCCAGACGACCAGCGAGACCTACGAGGAAGCCGCGCAGAACCTGGGCGCGCCACCCGTCAAGACGGCTTTCCGGATCACCATTCCGCTGATTTTGGCCAACCTTCTCGCTGGGGCCCTGTTGGCCTTTTCCCAATCCATGCTGGAGGTTTCCGATTCCCTGATACTTGCCCAGAAGTCCAATTTCTATCCGATTACCAAGGCGATCTACGAGCTTATGCAGTTTCTCGGTGACGGGCGCTACATCGCAAGTGCCCTCGGTGTCTGGGCCATGGCTTTCCTTGCGGTGACAATTCTCGCCGCCAGCGGCTTGCTTGGAAAGAAGCTCGGTGCTATCTTCAGGGTGTGA
- a CDS encoding S8 family peptidase has translation MKSPHPTAGDGAIATNSPSKASRPDLNDALFFSPEEATVFLEDESSRLSLPAPSEDSLPGEYTIRFADQEAMEAFLEQAGASGLSVLGTIPELLMVRVRGSGAELALLVPEGSELENNYRVRTPTIPDEQLWQAGILAAFNGNALSYLGAPSAIGRIDWGEGIVVAVLDTGWSGHPSVPDGSVRQLDMLGGNDDGTYSAHGTAVAGLIASNDFFAPGIAPGSEILAIRVLDTDGQGDAFTLAQGIIAAVNNGASVINMSLGGYSDSGVLRQAVNYASENGVVMVAAAGNDGMNRLTYPAAYASVIGVNAVDANGNRTPFSNYGEGLDIAAPGYHVHALWDEEGYVFFDGTSASAPLVSGMAARLLQTGAATTPAAVQSLIRNYANDTGLPGEDLQYGAGILSAARLETSGQRGINDLALADLYPAVEESDGATIPLYVTFQNRGSEFTPGTSVDISVNGNPFFYRLPGMAPGRVESVTVPIPLTRLNAGERFEVTAIARMVDGFADDQPENNGGRIVLQRPPGE, from the coding sequence TTGAAATCCCCACATCCTACAGCGGGGGATGGTGCGATTGCCACGAATTCACCTTCAAAGGCTTCTCGTCCTGATCTAAATGATGCCCTTTTCTTTTCACCGGAGGAAGCAACAGTTTTTCTTGAGGATGAGTCCTCCCGTCTTTCCCTCCCTGCACCTTCTGAGGATAGCCTGCCCGGCGAATATACGATCCGCTTTGCTGACCAGGAGGCAATGGAAGCCTTTCTTGAGCAGGCTGGTGCTTCGGGTCTGTCCGTATTGGGCACGATACCTGAGCTGCTGATGGTCCGCGTTCGCGGCTCCGGTGCGGAATTGGCTTTGCTGGTCCCGGAGGGATCAGAACTCGAGAACAATTATCGCGTCCGCACCCCGACAATTCCGGATGAACAGCTTTGGCAGGCAGGCATTCTGGCGGCCTTCAACGGGAATGCCCTTTCCTATCTCGGGGCGCCGTCTGCGATCGGCCGGATTGACTGGGGCGAAGGGATTGTTGTCGCGGTTCTCGATACCGGCTGGAGTGGGCATCCGTCTGTGCCAGATGGGAGTGTCCGGCAATTGGATATGCTTGGTGGCAATGATGACGGGACATACTCGGCCCACGGGACAGCTGTCGCCGGACTGATTGCCAGCAATGACTTCTTCGCCCCGGGAATTGCCCCGGGGAGTGAAATCCTAGCCATCCGGGTGCTCGACACGGATGGTCAGGGGGATGCTTTCACTTTGGCCCAGGGAATTATTGCGGCAGTAAACAACGGCGCGAGTGTCATTAACATGAGCCTTGGAGGATATTCCGACAGCGGCGTCCTGAGACAGGCGGTTAATTATGCCTCCGAGAACGGTGTCGTCATGGTCGCTGCAGCAGGTAATGACGGAATGAACCGGCTCACTTACCCGGCCGCATACGCCTCGGTGATTGGAGTCAATGCAGTCGACGCAAACGGCAACCGGACACCTTTTTCCAATTATGGCGAAGGATTGGACATTGCCGCTCCGGGCTATCATGTCCACGCGCTCTGGGATGAGGAAGGCTATGTCTTTTTTGATGGAACCTCGGCCTCCGCCCCGCTCGTTTCCGGAATGGCCGCCCGCCTGCTCCAGACCGGGGCGGCCACGACCCCCGCAGCGGTCCAGTCCCTGATTCGGAATTATGCCAATGACACCGGCCTTCCCGGGGAGGATTTGCAATACGGGGCCGGAATCCTCAGCGCAGCCCGGCTCGAGACCTCCGGACAGCGGGGCATCAATGATCTCGCCCTCGCCGACTTGTACCCGGCTGTCGAGGAGAGCGACGGCGCCACGATACCCCTTTATGTGACCTTCCAGAACCGTGGGAGCGAATTCACGCCCGGCACGTCAGTCGACATTTCCGTGAACGGGAATCCTTTCTTTTACCGCCTGCCGGGCATGGCCCCGGGCCGGGTAGAGAGCGTGACCGTGCCTATCCCACTCACCCGGCTGAATGCGGGGGAACGCTTTGAGGTCACGGCAATTGCCCGCATGGTGGATGGGTTTGCCGACGACCAGCCGGAAAACAACGGCGGCCGGATTGTCTTGCAGCGGCCGCCCGGCGAGTGA
- the rpsA gene encoding 30S ribosomal protein S1, giving the protein MSSVMEELLAQSQFENLVEGSIINGIITEIRDNEVILDIGAKAEGVVPAYEFIDLTELQVGEEIEVFLERLEDRDGNPVVSYDKAQQKKNWENILTQCEEGSILSGRVKTKVKGGLVVNVGVDAFLPASQIDIQPPKNLDQYVGQTYDFKVLKINTDRKNIVISRRELIEEQRLEKRRSLLDNIKPGDVCRGTVKNITDYGAFVDLDGLDGLLHITDMSWGRISHPSEMLKMGEEIEVMIIEVDRDRERVSLGLKQTTDNPWEGIENRYPVNARVRGKVVNLVPYGAFVELEEGVEGLVHVTELSWVKRINKPNEVLKVGDEIEAVVLGIQKDDQKISLSVRQLDPNPWDMVRHNYPVGARVRGKVRNLTSYGAFIELEEGIDGMVHVSDMSWTRKINHPSEQVKKGDEIDAIVLDVDPSQQRISLGMKQLANDPWDEIDTHFKIGDLVEGKVSKVTSYGAFVELKEGIDGLVHISQISEERIEKVKDVLNVDDEIKARVIKIDRDERRIGLSVKAAEYDDSQLAAETAAFDNIGNNELTSLGDILDEATRDES; this is encoded by the coding sequence ATGTCATCCGTAATGGAAGAACTACTGGCGCAAAGCCAGTTCGAGAACCTTGTCGAAGGTTCAATCATCAATGGGATTATTACCGAAATTCGTGATAACGAAGTCATTCTGGACATTGGTGCCAAAGCCGAGGGGGTTGTCCCCGCTTACGAATTCATTGATCTGACTGAATTGCAGGTCGGTGAGGAAATCGAAGTATTCCTCGAGCGTCTGGAAGACCGGGATGGAAATCCTGTCGTTTCCTATGACAAGGCACAACAGAAGAAAAACTGGGAAAATATCCTCACGCAGTGTGAAGAAGGATCGATTCTCAGTGGCCGGGTAAAGACCAAGGTCAAGGGCGGTCTCGTCGTGAATGTGGGTGTGGATGCGTTCCTGCCAGCTTCACAGATCGATATCCAGCCTCCCAAGAATCTCGACCAGTATGTCGGCCAGACTTACGATTTTAAGGTCCTGAAGATCAACACCGACCGGAAAAACATTGTTATTTCCCGTCGCGAACTGATTGAAGAACAACGCCTCGAGAAGCGCCGTTCGCTACTCGACAATATCAAGCCGGGCGACGTCTGCCGCGGTACGGTCAAGAATATCACCGATTACGGTGCCTTTGTTGACCTCGACGGCCTCGACGGCCTGCTCCACATCACAGACATGAGCTGGGGTCGCATCAGCCATCCGAGCGAAATGCTCAAGATGGGTGAAGAGATCGAAGTCATGATCATTGAAGTCGATCGCGACCGCGAGCGTGTTTCCCTCGGTCTCAAGCAGACCACGGACAATCCGTGGGAAGGCATCGAGAACCGCTATCCGGTCAATGCCCGCGTACGCGGCAAGGTCGTCAACCTCGTTCCTTACGGCGCATTCGTCGAACTCGAGGAAGGTGTCGAAGGTCTTGTCCACGTCACTGAGCTGTCCTGGGTCAAGCGCATCAACAAGCCGAACGAAGTCCTCAAGGTGGGTGACGAAATCGAAGCGGTGGTCCTCGGTATCCAGAAGGATGACCAGAAGATCAGCCTCTCCGTCCGTCAGCTCGATCCGAATCCGTGGGATATGGTCCGCCACAACTACCCGGTTGGGGCACGTGTCCGCGGCAAGGTCCGCAACCTTACCAGCTACGGCGCCTTCATCGAACTCGAAGAAGGTATCGACGGCATGGTCCACGTCTCGGACATGTCCTGGACGCGCAAGATCAACCATCCTTCAGAGCAGGTGAAGAAGGGCGACGAGATCGACGCGATCGTTCTCGACGTCGATCCGAGCCAGCAGCGCATCAGCCTCGGCATGAAGCAGCTCGCTAACGATCCATGGGACGAAATCGACACGCACTTCAAGATCGGCGACCTCGTCGAGGGCAAGGTCAGCAAGGTCACCAGCTACGGTGCCTTTGTTGAGCTCAAGGAAGGCATCGACGGCCTCGTCCACATCAGCCAGATCAGCGAAGAGCGCATTGAGAAGGTCAAGGACGTCCTCAATGTCGACGACGAGATCAAGGCCCGTGTGATCAAGATTGACCGTGATGAGCGCCGTATCGGCCTCAGTGTCAAGGCAGCCGAATACGACGACAGCCAGCTGGCTGCCGAAACGGCCGCTTTCGACAACATCGGCAACAACGAGCTCACCAGCCTCGGCGATATTCTCGACGAAGCGACTCGCGACGAGAGCTAA
- a CDS encoding GNAT family N-acetyltransferase codes for MEFVEFAYGSPRYEKMLVLRDEMLRKPLGLEVYAEASEAEVDYRHFGIENGDRMVACLMCVPLENDRVKIRQMAVLTQYQGRGLGRRLMEEVEALLKSDGVGRFMLHARHTAVGFYETLGYHVVGEVFEEVGIPHRQMEKTLPGHD; via the coding sequence ATGGAATTTGTTGAATTTGCCTACGGATCACCCCGGTATGAAAAAATGCTCGTCCTGCGGGATGAGATGTTACGCAAGCCCCTCGGATTGGAGGTCTACGCTGAGGCAAGCGAGGCGGAGGTCGACTACCGGCATTTTGGAATTGAGAATGGGGACCGGATGGTTGCCTGCCTGATGTGCGTGCCGCTGGAAAATGACCGGGTAAAAATCCGGCAAATGGCAGTCCTGACCCAGTATCAAGGCAGGGGCCTTGGACGCCGCCTGATGGAGGAGGTGGAGGCCTTGCTCAAATCGGATGGGGTGGGGCGATTCATGCTACATGCGAGGCACACCGCAGTCGGGTTTTACGAAACCCTGGGTTATCATGTTGTTGGAGAAGTCTTTGAAGAGGTGGGTATTCCACATCGGCAAATGGAGAAGACCCTGCCCGGTCATGACTAG
- a CDS encoding SRPBCC family protein: protein MKYFLEIEIAQPVDVVGALIGNPDHLKSWQPDLLEIQHLDGEPGAKGSTALLKYQMGKSTLEMKETILENDLPNRFVCTYEAGKVWNKVENDFEATPAGGTKWLFTSEFKCGGFMRLMVFFMPGMFKKQSLKSMHQFKDFAEGRETA, encoded by the coding sequence ATGAAGTATTTCCTGGAAATTGAAATAGCCCAGCCCGTTGATGTTGTCGGTGCTTTGATCGGCAATCCGGATCACCTCAAATCCTGGCAACCGGATCTGTTGGAGATCCAGCATCTGGATGGGGAACCCGGTGCAAAGGGGTCTACCGCCCTTTTGAAATACCAGATGGGGAAGTCCACCCTCGAGATGAAGGAAACCATTCTTGAAAACGACCTTCCAAACCGTTTTGTCTGCACCTACGAGGCCGGTAAAGTCTGGAACAAGGTGGAAAATGATTTTGAAGCGACACCGGCCGGCGGAACTAAGTGGCTGTTCACCAGTGAATTCAAGTGTGGGGGCTTCATGAGGCTAATGGTGTTTTTTATGCCAGGCATGTTCAAGAAGCAGTCCTTGAAATCGATGCATCAATTCAAGGATTTTGCGGAAGGAAGAGAAACCGCCTAA